In one Leptospiraceae bacterium genomic region, the following are encoded:
- a CDS encoding cache domain-containing protein: MSVIKKIKGVFPNYFFKSHFHSFRKFSLIKKITLGSLLSIILFSFSFFALYLPMLKDEKLEERKNKLKTTTEIISSILSIYEKQLRSQAYLKDPKFPQNIKEAKNAVLRILRDLRYNKNEFFFIIDGSGKIILHPSKPEKENISYRSLLDSKSGKEFYDLLIAAQRDTYAHLEYMGQTKYSSIHYEKQLLFAQYYWPWDWIILTQIEIKDIYQSIEEARNSFIILVLSISLLSLLTMFVLNYIILKIPLYNLLKGIERISHGDLTYQVTAIFNDELGSISSAFNMMTQKNKRIQDELSFKEQEYRTLLDNLNVGIYRNTGGRKGEFLQANPMMAKMFAYDRLEDFMKLNVSDLYANPEERARFVSMLKRNGECKGFELQLKRKDGSLFWAALNARVQYDSNGDLKWIDGAIEDISELKEATEELIKMSEELEMKVFERTEELAEAKSEVEALNHFTRLINSISNLDAIFTEISKHVYEKYHILASWLFLPDKNEKNLNAYKVYSYDKVPEDKYRNMMNLEVPLSEEGGILYLTFKRQKPLYLPRIPKPTFKADKGILENLTMRTLLLIPLLSKNKTIGIYGFSNLRAEMKLSKKEIRSLDNLCNQISGVMETARLLLEVKEEKEKALLAQKEALRAKEEVEFFNDFSRIINSSNHLDEIFKEAAMQLYSRLGADVFLLQLLDEEKHELFTRCFSGELANETLKIVYNFRVSLNDKSGSSYLVYSKKRTLYLRTSTAPMENLSSYDRVYVENLNTTTTFQIPLIVKDNVVGIFHVNKLGGLRKLSKEEIKFTERLCEQLAIAVNNSHLYELTERERQKSEKLLLNILPKDVARELKEKGVSEPILFDGVSVMFTDFKGFTKIAETLSPKELIKDLDACFVQFDKICERFNLEKLKTIGDSYMCAGGIPRRNKTHALDCVLAALEIQDFMNMMKSLKEEMGFPYWELRLGIHSGPLVAGVIGEKKFAYDVWGDTVNTASRMESSGTTGRINISGATYDLVNEFFDCEYRGKVPAKNKGMVRMFYVNGLKEEYSQEGDHKRPNRKFWEAYGI; this comes from the coding sequence ATGAGTGTGATTAAAAAAATAAAAGGTGTGTTTCCGAATTATTTTTTCAAAAGTCATTTCCATTCTTTTCGAAAATTTTCTCTTATTAAAAAGATTACACTTGGGAGTTTACTATCTATTATCCTGTTTTCTTTCAGCTTCTTTGCCTTATATCTTCCTATGCTAAAAGATGAAAAACTGGAAGAAAGGAAAAATAAATTAAAAACAACAACGGAAATAATATCCTCTATCCTTTCCATATACGAAAAACAATTACGAAGTCAGGCTTATTTAAAGGATCCTAAATTTCCCCAAAATATAAAAGAAGCTAAAAATGCAGTACTCCGGATATTACGCGACCTGCGTTATAATAAAAATGAATTTTTCTTCATTATAGATGGTAGCGGAAAAATTATTCTACATCCGAGTAAACCTGAAAAGGAAAATATAAGCTATAGGAGTTTATTGGATTCAAAAAGTGGAAAGGAATTTTACGACCTCCTCATTGCAGCTCAAAGGGATACCTATGCTCACCTGGAGTATATGGGACAAACAAAATATTCTTCTATTCATTATGAAAAACAACTATTATTTGCACAATATTACTGGCCCTGGGATTGGATTATTTTAACCCAAATAGAGATAAAAGATATTTATCAATCCATAGAAGAAGCCAGAAATAGTTTTATTATACTGGTTCTTTCTATCAGTTTGTTAAGTTTATTAACTATGTTTGTCTTGAATTATATTATCCTCAAAATTCCCCTATACAATTTATTAAAAGGAATTGAACGTATTAGTCATGGTGATTTGACTTATCAGGTTACCGCAATTTTTAATGATGAATTAGGGAGTATTTCATCTGCTTTTAATATGATGACTCAAAAGAATAAAAGAATACAGGATGAACTGAGTTTTAAAGAACAGGAATATAGAACTTTATTAGATAATTTGAATGTAGGAATTTACAGGAATACAGGTGGAAGGAAAGGTGAATTTTTACAAGCTAATCCGATGATGGCAAAAATGTTTGCCTATGATAGACTTGAAGATTTTATGAAACTCAATGTCTCAGACCTATATGCAAATCCTGAAGAAAGGGCAAGGTTTGTCTCTATGCTTAAAAGAAATGGAGAGTGTAAGGGTTTTGAACTACAGCTAAAACGTAAAGATGGTTCTCTTTTTTGGGCAGCCTTGAATGCCAGGGTTCAATATGATAGCAATGGAGATCTTAAATGGATAGATGGAGCTATTGAAGATATTAGTGAGCTTAAAGAAGCTACAGAAGAGCTTATAAAAATGAGTGAAGAACTGGAAATGAAAGTTTTTGAAAGAACCGAAGAGTTGGCGGAAGCCAAGTCTGAAGTAGAAGCATTAAACCATTTTACCAGGCTTATTAATTCCATCTCTAATCTGGATGCTATTTTTACAGAAATATCCAAGCATGTATATGAAAAGTATCATATACTGGCAAGCTGGCTTTTTTTACCGGATAAGAATGAAAAGAATTTAAATGCTTATAAAGTCTATAGCTACGATAAAGTTCCAGAAGATAAATATAGGAATATGATGAACTTAGAAGTTCCTCTTTCTGAAGAGGGAGGTATTCTGTATTTAACATTCAAACGACAAAAACCTCTATACTTACCTCGAATCCCCAAACCTACATTTAAGGCAGATAAAGGAATCCTTGAAAATCTTACTATGAGGACACTTCTTCTTATCCCCCTTTTAAGCAAGAATAAAACGATAGGAATCTATGGTTTTTCTAATCTTAGAGCTGAGATGAAGCTTTCTAAAAAAGAAATTCGTAGTCTGGACAATTTGTGTAACCAGATTTCCGGTGTTATGGAAACGGCACGTCTTCTGCTGGAAGTAAAGGAGGAGAAAGAGAAAGCATTACTTGCCCAGAAAGAAGCTTTAAGGGCAAAAGAAGAGGTAGAGTTTTTTAATGACTTTTCGCGGATAATTAATTCCTCGAATCATCTGGATGAAATTTTTAAAGAAGCAGCAATGCAGCTATATAGTAGATTGGGAGCTGATGTATTTTTGTTACAATTATTAGATGAGGAGAAACATGAATTGTTTACAAGATGCTTTTCCGGAGAATTAGCAAATGAAACATTGAAGATAGTTTACAATTTTAGAGTATCTTTAAATGACAAATCAGGTTCTTCTTATTTAGTGTATTCTAAAAAGCGAACCTTATATTTAAGAACTTCGACAGCCCCGATGGAAAACCTCTCCAGTTATGATAGAGTTTATGTAGAAAACTTGAATACAACAACAACCTTTCAAATTCCTTTAATTGTAAAGGATAATGTTGTAGGAATTTTTCATGTAAATAAATTAGGCGGACTGAGGAAGCTGAGCAAGGAAGAAATAAAATTTACAGAAAGACTCTGCGAACAGTTAGCCATTGCTGTAAATAATTCCCACCTTTACGAGCTGACAGAGAGAGAACGTCAAAAATCAGAAAAGCTTTTATTGAATATTTTACCAAAAGATGTGGCCAGGGAGTTGAAAGAAAAAGGTGTTTCTGAACCGATATTATTTGATGGTGTAAGTGTAATGTTCACCGATTTTAAAGGTTTTACTAAAATTGCCGAGACCCTTTCACCTAAGGAACTCATAAAAGATTTGGATGCATGTTTTGTACAGTTCGATAAAATATGTGAAAGATTCAATTTAGAAAAATTGAAAACTATAGGTGATAGCTACATGTGTGCCGGAGGAATTCCGAGGAGAAATAAGACTCATGCCCTTGATTGTGTATTAGCTGCCCTTGAAATACAGGATTTTATGAATATGATGAAAAGTTTAAAAGAAGAAATGGGCTTTCCCTACTGGGAACTTCGACTCGGAATTCATTCAGGGCCATTGGTTGCCGGGGTGATTGGAGAAAAGAAGTTTGCTTATGATGTCTGGGGTGATACGGTTAATACGGCCAGCCGCATGGAGTCGAGTGGTACTACGGGGCGTATCAATATTAGCGGAGCTACTTATGACTTAGTAAATGAATTTTTTGATTGTGAATACCGGGGAAAAGTTCCGGCTAAGAATAAAGGTATGGTAAGAATGTTTTATGTAAATGGGCTAAAAGAAGAATACTCACAAGAAGGAGATCATAAAAGACCAAATAGAAAATTTTGGGAAGCTTATGGAATATGA
- a CDS encoding CHAD domain-containing protein gives MEKELQTFQVFGAKAIILQFTAILKEIKGVKKAKDIEYVHRMRVASRRLRRNLIVFEDIIGKDATIARKKIKKLTQTLGNARDYDVQIEFLERFKSKLPSEDYIPGITNLQLNLQDKRKKEQKKIVRFLDNLLKDKKLKKNLRNINKLKNKKANLDEQARIFIQSNVNARILSLLNQILSKEDYLYDPSAKKELHETRILFKFLRYELEIFQDIYPEKIKSYIDTTKEFQALLGCIHDCDVWIDSLPEFIRKMQKDNKNDEQRAHYERLKTGLVFLSEDREKERERLYMEFMNLWKKSKDNHLSTQFQEILYLK, from the coding sequence ATGGAAAAGGAACTACAGACCTTTCAAGTATTTGGTGCTAAAGCAATCATTCTTCAGTTCACAGCTATTTTGAAAGAAATCAAGGGTGTAAAAAAAGCAAAAGACATCGAATACGTACACAGAATGCGTGTGGCCTCAAGACGTTTGCGTAGAAACTTGATTGTATTCGAAGATATAATCGGGAAAGACGCGACAATCGCACGAAAAAAAATCAAGAAGCTAACCCAAACCCTCGGAAATGCAAGGGATTATGATGTGCAAATCGAATTTTTGGAGCGTTTCAAATCTAAACTTCCTTCAGAAGACTATATTCCGGGGATTACAAATCTTCAATTAAATCTACAAGATAAACGTAAGAAGGAGCAGAAAAAAATTGTCCGCTTTTTAGATAATTTGCTAAAAGATAAAAAGCTGAAAAAAAATTTAAGAAATATAAATAAACTAAAAAATAAAAAAGCCAACCTCGATGAACAGGCGAGAATTTTTATACAGAGTAATGTAAATGCAAGAATTCTTTCCCTGCTAAACCAGATTCTCTCAAAAGAAGATTATCTTTATGATCCTTCTGCCAAGAAAGAACTGCACGAAACCAGAATTTTATTTAAATTTTTACGCTATGAACTGGAAATATTTCAGGATATTTATCCCGAAAAAATAAAGAGCTATATTGATACAACCAAAGAATTTCAAGCCTTATTGGGATGTATTCATGATTGTGATGTCTGGATTGATTCTCTTCCTGAGTTTATCCGTAAAATGCAGAAGGATAATAAAAACGATGAACAGAGGGCCCATTACGAAAGGTTAAAAACCGGCCTTGTTTTTCTTTCCGAAGATAGAGAAAAAGAAAGAGAAAGATTGTATATGGAGTTCATGAATCTCTGGAAAAAAAGCAAAGACAACCATCTTTCCACGCAATTTCAAGAGATCCTTTATTTAAAATAA
- a CDS encoding nucleoside:proton symporter, which yields MNILLDASEEGARFVFGDKLVPRKVTLKCELNPNSTELTNCFGNDPVAFVKGNNAMYVEGPLIPEKTVVVSVDPGKGNITLNQPVTIKSKTVSPVTFNAVFYGSSYPLGYIFAFRALPMVIFFSALISLLYRLNLIQPVVKVFAVLFQKTMRISGAESLSGAANIFVGIESAIAIKPYLAGMTRSELCAILASCFGSIASTVLGVYVAALRRNFPSITGHLMAASVLTIPACFVLAKIIIPEDGKPLTMGGIPEEKDDGTPKPGYMDSFIKGAIDGVGMAVGISAVLIGMLAVVEVLKVVMNGIVGIFYSGALKYSVLHYIFGAIFFPFTFLTGISFNLSEVWEASVLIGQRFFLNAIPSYNALPAMNNANIISDRTMLITSYVLCGFASLSSVGIFVGGLTNLIPDRVKDISSVTWKALFAATLATFMTGCIAGLYEFGNPGLLGK from the coding sequence ATGAATATACTACTCGATGCTTCCGAAGAAGGAGCACGTTTTGTATTTGGAGACAAATTGGTTCCCAGAAAAGTTACTTTAAAATGCGAATTAAATCCAAATTCTACCGAGCTTACAAACTGCTTCGGAAACGATCCGGTTGCTTTCGTGAAAGGCAATAATGCTATGTATGTAGAAGGTCCCCTGATACCGGAGAAGACCGTAGTGGTTTCTGTTGATCCCGGAAAAGGGAATATTACTTTAAATCAGCCTGTAACGATTAAGTCTAAAACTGTCAGTCCGGTAACCTTCAATGCCGTTTTTTATGGAAGTTCTTACCCTCTGGGCTATATTTTCGCCTTCAGGGCTCTTCCCATGGTAATTTTCTTTTCGGCCCTGATTTCCCTTCTGTATCGATTAAACCTTATTCAGCCGGTTGTGAAAGTTTTTGCAGTTCTCTTTCAAAAGACCATGCGTATCAGTGGAGCTGAATCCCTTTCCGGTGCAGCGAATATTTTCGTAGGAATTGAATCTGCCATCGCCATTAAGCCCTATTTAGCCGGGATGACCCGCTCGGAGCTCTGTGCCATCCTCGCCAGTTGTTTTGGTTCTATTGCCTCTACTGTCCTTGGGGTTTATGTAGCTGCCCTCCGAAGAAACTTCCCTTCAATAACAGGACACCTGATGGCAGCCTCTGTTTTAACCATCCCTGCCTGTTTTGTACTGGCTAAAATCATCATCCCGGAAGACGGGAAACCCCTGACTATGGGTGGCATTCCTGAAGAAAAAGATGATGGAACTCCTAAACCGGGTTATATGGATTCCTTTATAAAAGGTGCGATTGATGGAGTAGGAATGGCGGTTGGAATTTCAGCCGTTCTTATAGGAATGCTGGCCGTTGTGGAAGTGTTAAAAGTAGTAATGAATGGGATTGTAGGAATATTCTATTCCGGTGCATTAAAATATTCCGTTCTACATTATATTTTTGGTGCCATCTTTTTTCCTTTCACTTTCCTCACCGGGATCTCTTTTAATTTGTCTGAGGTCTGGGAAGCATCTGTTCTTATCGGACAGCGTTTTTTCCTGAATGCTATTCCTTCCTATAACGCCTTACCGGCAATGAACAATGCCAATATTATATCTGATAGAACCATGCTGATTACCAGTTATGTGCTCTGCGGTTTTGCCAGTCTCTCATCTGTCGGAATTTTTGTGGGTGGTTTAACCAACCTGATCCCAGATAGAGTGAAAGACATCAGTAGTGTAACCTGGAAGGCTCTTTTTGCGGCTACCCTGGCTACCTTTATGACAGGTTGTATCGCCGGACTTTATGAATTCGGAAACCCGGGCCTCTTAGGAAAATAA
- a CDS encoding protein kinase, whose amino-acid sequence MLNCPSCGLENPEDATVCEFCGYNLKAKSFTAQAEIELLNRALSPKFKIEKKIGRGGMATVYLGEQLALDRKIVVKLLSEEYSEDNEIRERFLQEARTPARIKHPNLVEVIDVGIHEGRPFYIMEYLPGGSLSDKLSEYKVQNKAFPHRDALYIISKVLIALDYCHNNRLSSHRDIKPDNIMFRATGEPVIVDFGIAKVAGEFRTQTRMTLGTANYMSPEQCRGTKDIDGRSDVYAVGIMLFELLTGDVPFKGESGLSVMGKHVNAKMPDLALQVKDSEYESDIPNERTLRKIEYIIKKACSKKRERRYQTAQLFSEDLEKLLNEKQTRSTTTTGNGSGSNFGLIAAILLLSLGLGSIFTYKFLFKKLDNIQIETEPAGAGVVDSNGKNLGKTPFSYRLNSTGIYRYTLHLDGYVDKSLEFSLEDLDIPIKHIIKLEPASDLITPEHTDPPVDPKDPKENGNNPPENKEDKNQSAELFKLAGLEWQALGIKKMNWSTAVSYCKKKGMRLPSLAEWKAALENRDARLQKPCCEYWTSTLNEEDPEEALNIQVDNYREPFFSYKANLFYTRCVKK is encoded by the coding sequence ATGCTTAATTGTCCTTCCTGTGGGCTGGAAAATCCAGAAGACGCAACAGTTTGCGAGTTTTGTGGTTATAATTTAAAAGCCAAATCATTTACTGCTCAAGCAGAAATTGAGCTATTAAACCGTGCTCTTTCCCCCAAATTCAAAATTGAAAAAAAGATTGGAAGGGGAGGGATGGCTACCGTATACCTCGGAGAACAATTAGCTCTGGACAGAAAGATTGTGGTGAAGCTTCTAAGTGAAGAATATTCGGAAGATAATGAAATCCGGGAACGTTTTCTACAGGAAGCCAGAACCCCGGCTCGAATTAAGCACCCCAATTTAGTTGAAGTCATCGATGTGGGTATCCATGAAGGTCGTCCTTTTTACATTATGGAATATCTTCCCGGTGGTTCTTTATCCGATAAGCTGAGCGAATACAAGGTTCAGAATAAAGCCTTTCCCCATCGGGATGCTTTATATATCATATCCAAAGTTCTGATAGCACTCGATTACTGCCATAATAACCGTCTGAGTTCTCACAGGGATATAAAACCCGACAATATTATGTTTCGAGCCACGGGGGAGCCGGTAATCGTCGATTTTGGGATTGCCAAAGTTGCCGGAGAATTTCGCACCCAGACTCGCATGACCCTCGGAACAGCAAACTACATGAGTCCTGAACAGTGCCGGGGAACCAAAGACATTGATGGCCGAAGCGATGTATATGCAGTTGGAATTATGTTATTTGAGCTTTTAACGGGTGATGTTCCTTTTAAGGGAGAGAGTGGTCTTTCGGTTATGGGTAAACATGTAAATGCAAAAATGCCGGATCTGGCTTTGCAGGTAAAAGATTCAGAATACGAATCTGATATTCCTAACGAAAGAACTCTACGTAAAATTGAATATATTATAAAGAAAGCCTGTTCTAAAAAAAGAGAAAGGCGATACCAGACAGCCCAGCTTTTTTCTGAAGATCTGGAGAAATTATTAAACGAAAAACAAACCCGCTCTACCACTACTACCGGGAATGGTTCCGGCAGTAACTTTGGTCTTATAGCGGCTATTTTACTTTTAAGCCTCGGTCTCGGAAGTATTTTTACCTACAAATTCCTGTTTAAGAAATTGGATAATATTCAAATTGAAACAGAACCGGCAGGTGCGGGTGTAGTCGATTCCAATGGAAAAAATTTAGGGAAAACTCCTTTTTCCTACCGACTAAATTCCACCGGTATTTACAGGTATACTCTGCATTTGGATGGTTATGTAGATAAAAGCCTGGAATTTAGTCTCGAAGACCTTGACATTCCTATCAAACATATAATCAAACTGGAACCTGCCAGTGATCTAATTACTCCGGAACATACGGATCCTCCCGTTGATCCGAAGGATCCAAAAGAGAATGGAAACAATCCTCCGGAGAATAAAGAAGATAAAAACCAGTCTGCTGAATTGTTTAAGCTGGCCGGTCTGGAATGGCAGGCTCTGGGAATAAAAAAGATGAACTGGTCTACTGCTGTCAGTTATTGCAAGAAAAAGGGAATGAGGCTTCCTTCTCTTGCGGAATGGAAAGCAGCTCTTGAAAACCGGGATGCAAGGCTCCAGAAACCCTGCTGTGAATACTGGACTTCTACTCTTAATGAGGAAGACCCGGAAGAAGCTTTAAACATACAGGTAGACAATTATCGAGAACCATTTTTCTCCTATAAAGCTAATCTCTTTTATACTCGTTGTGTAAAAAAATAG
- a CDS encoding malate dehydrogenase — MNKTVKVAVTGAAGQIGYALLFRIASGEMFGKDTPVELQLLELEAALPALKGVVMELDDCAFPLLQKVSTTSDLDVAFKDVNWALLVGSVPRKAGMERGDLLKINGGIFTKQGKSIAANAAGDARALVVGNPCNTNALIGMNNAKGMPNDRWFALTKLDENRAKSQLAAKAGVAVSKVTNVTIWGNHSATQYPDFYNAKIDGKPAPDVISDHEWLKGDFISTVQKRGAAIIQARGASSAASAANAVVDTVRNIVNPTPAGDWFSVALCSDGSYGVEKGLIFGYPVRSNGSKLEIVQNIPLNEFSKEKFDVTHKELISEREDVKEMLG, encoded by the coding sequence ATGAATAAAACTGTAAAAGTTGCTGTAACCGGTGCTGCCGGCCAAATAGGATATGCATTACTTTTTAGGATTGCATCAGGAGAAATGTTCGGAAAAGATACCCCGGTTGAATTACAACTGCTCGAATTGGAAGCAGCTCTGCCTGCACTGAAAGGAGTCGTAATGGAACTGGATGACTGTGCTTTTCCTCTATTACAAAAAGTTTCCACTACTTCTGATTTAGATGTAGCTTTTAAAGATGTAAACTGGGCTTTACTGGTAGGTTCAGTTCCCCGTAAAGCCGGTATGGAAAGAGGAGACCTCTTAAAAATCAATGGAGGCATTTTCACCAAGCAAGGAAAATCTATTGCTGCCAATGCAGCCGGAGATGCAAGAGCTCTTGTGGTAGGAAACCCCTGTAATACCAATGCCCTTATTGGAATGAATAATGCTAAAGGTATGCCGAATGACCGCTGGTTTGCTCTTACCAAGTTAGATGAAAACCGTGCAAAATCACAGCTGGCTGCCAAAGCAGGAGTTGCAGTGTCTAAAGTTACCAATGTAACCATCTGGGGAAACCACTCAGCTACACAATACCCGGATTTTTATAATGCTAAAATAGATGGAAAACCGGCTCCGGACGTGATTTCCGACCATGAATGGTTAAAAGGAGACTTCATTTCTACTGTACAGAAAAGAGGGGCTGCAATTATCCAGGCAAGGGGAGCTTCCAGCGCTGCGAGTGCTGCCAATGCGGTAGTGGATACCGTCAGGAACATTGTTAATCCTACTCCGGCAGGAGACTGGTTCAGTGTAGCTCTTTGCTCGGATGGAAGTTACGGAGTAGAGAAAGGACTGATTTTTGGGTATCCGGTTCGTTCCAATGGAAGTAAACTGGAAATCGTCCAAAACATTCCTTTAAATGAATTCAGTAAAGAAAAATTTGATGTGACTCATAAAGAGTTAATTTCAGAAAGAGAAGACGTAAAGGAAATGCTGGGTTAA
- a CDS encoding DsbA family protein, translating into MESNSEKIDAINSGTDKKFLILAVIFAAYIVITIPAILNYFKTLNPENFVSVNGKKYTIDDVEKEAPGLAYKVKSEYVKGLGQTFGQFASDKMLELEGKEKNMEPSKVLSEGLVAYEPSQQEIERTYNQYKAQLGNKSLPEVSGDISDFLKNRKEEQHKAGVARKLREKYKVKIELAELTAPRMKVEEKGNPSIGPDKAKVTVIEFSDFECPYCQRSQMVNRQLREKYKDKIRWVFRDFPLPFHKNARFAHEVAGCGHKQGKFWEVFDKLFENTGDLERNNVLFLAEKAGLDKTRLNACLQDSSSSKEVDVDLEDGRKLGVNGTPAFFINGIMLEGAQPIERFVEIIDKELKN; encoded by the coding sequence ATGGAAAGTAATTCTGAAAAAATTGATGCAATTAACTCCGGAACAGATAAAAAGTTTCTGATTCTGGCTGTTATTTTTGCAGCTTACATTGTTATAACCATCCCGGCTATTTTAAATTATTTTAAAACCTTAAATCCGGAAAACTTTGTAAGTGTAAATGGTAAAAAATATACCATCGATGATGTCGAAAAAGAAGCCCCGGGTCTGGCCTATAAAGTAAAATCGGAGTATGTCAAAGGTCTCGGTCAGACCTTCGGTCAATTTGCTTCCGATAAAATGCTGGAATTAGAAGGAAAAGAGAAAAATATGGAGCCATCTAAAGTTCTATCAGAAGGCTTAGTCGCTTATGAACCCAGCCAGCAAGAAATTGAAAGGACTTATAACCAGTACAAAGCTCAATTAGGAAATAAAAGCCTTCCTGAAGTTAGTGGTGATATTTCTGACTTTCTAAAAAACCGGAAAGAAGAACAGCATAAAGCCGGTGTTGCCCGAAAACTTAGAGAGAAATACAAGGTTAAAATTGAACTTGCCGAACTTACCGCTCCACGCATGAAAGTCGAAGAAAAAGGCAACCCATCAATAGGGCCCGATAAAGCTAAAGTTACTGTGATTGAATTTTCAGATTTTGAATGCCCGTATTGCCAGAGAAGTCAGATGGTAAATCGCCAGCTCAGGGAAAAATACAAAGATAAGATTCGCTGGGTATTCAGGGACTTTCCTCTCCCTTTTCATAAAAATGCAAGATTTGCTCATGAAGTTGCCGGTTGTGGCCATAAGCAGGGGAAGTTCTGGGAAGTGTTTGACAAACTTTTTGAAAATACCGGGGACTTAGAAAGAAACAACGTCCTATTTCTGGCAGAAAAAGCCGGTTTGGATAAAACCAGGCTCAATGCCTGTCTACAGGATTCTTCTTCCTCAAAAGAAGTCGATGTAGATCTGGAGGATGGTCGAAAACTGGGAGTCAATGGTACCCCTGCCTTTTTTATCAATGGTATCATGTTAGAAGGGGCACAACCTATTGAAAGATTTGTTGAAATCATAGATAAAGAATTAAAAAACTAA
- a CDS encoding 8-amino-7-oxononanoate synthase, producing the protein MVEDYFQQELENIQSKNRYRRLKAPTGMDFSSNDYLCLSQHPEIMESLHRGIKLFGAGSTASRLIRGHRAIYEKTEENFSGWVSATSSLYVMNGYLANLGLLDCISHKDSEIFCDRLNHASILDGIRLSGTKVRYYRHLDMSHLEELLQKSEAKTKIIVSETVFSMDGDLADLQELLRLKQKHEAILILDEAHALGVFGNRGQGLANDKAFLSPDLLEKVDFRVYTCGKSMGLQGAFISCSRKEHKKFLINRMRPFIFSTAPMPAIAYAVNKSINLIKRSKEQRTKILENAEFFRQKLKEKGYNTLNSKSQIIPVILKDEEEALYKAGICQEEGFDVRAIRPPTVKQSRLRLSINAGIRIEDIKRLLGIL; encoded by the coding sequence ATGGTAGAAGATTATTTTCAACAAGAACTGGAAAACATCCAATCAAAAAATCGCTACAGGCGACTGAAAGCGCCGACAGGAATGGATTTCTCCTCGAATGATTACCTCTGCTTATCCCAGCACCCGGAAATCATGGAATCTCTGCACCGGGGGATTAAACTTTTCGGAGCCGGTTCTACAGCTTCAAGACTGATTCGGGGTCACAGGGCTATTTATGAGAAAACAGAAGAAAATTTCTCCGGTTGGGTCTCAGCTACAAGTAGCCTCTACGTTATGAATGGTTATCTTGCGAATCTGGGTCTTCTCGATTGCATCAGTCATAAAGATTCGGAAATATTCTGTGACAGATTAAACCACGCTTCTATACTGGATGGAATCCGTCTTTCCGGCACAAAGGTACGCTACTATCGGCATCTTGACATGTCTCATCTTGAAGAGCTTCTACAGAAGTCTGAAGCTAAAACAAAAATCATTGTATCGGAAACTGTTTTTAGTATGGACGGGGACCTGGCGGATTTACAGGAACTGCTTAGATTAAAACAAAAACATGAGGCAATTCTAATTTTAGATGAAGCTCATGCTCTTGGTGTTTTTGGTAATCGGGGCCAGGGGCTTGCCAATGACAAAGCATTTCTTTCTCCTGATTTATTAGAAAAAGTTGATTTTAGGGTTTATACCTGCGGAAAATCAATGGGGCTTCAGGGAGCCTTCATTTCCTGTTCCCGGAAGGAACATAAGAAGTTTTTAATAAACCGAATGAGGCCCTTTATTTTTTCAACAGCTCCTATGCCCGCCATAGCCTATGCGGTCAATAAATCTATAAACCTGATAAAAAGAAGTAAAGAGCAGAGAACTAAAATTTTAGAAAATGCTGAATTTTTTCGACAGAAGTTGAAAGAGAAAGGGTATAATACCCTGAACTCCAAAAGTCAAATCATCCCTGTTATTTTAAAAGACGAAGAAGAAGCCTTATATAAAGCTGGAATCTGCCAGGAAGAAGGTTTTGATGTTCGAGCCATTCGACCTCCCACAGTAAAACAATCCCGTCTCCGACTCAGCATAAATGCAGGTATACGAATTGAGGATATTAAAAGACTCTTAGGTATCTTATAA
- a CDS encoding AAA family ATPase encodes MYLHRFAEEKLRHLFSLFPVICIQGARQVGKSTLIENLFPKKIPTIVFEPTSDVFDARKDPDFFLQNHPSPLFLDEIQYAPELLPAIKKKVDREKKAGMYILSGSQNFSVLKNISESLAGRVIILDLYSMGQRELEGQAKRKSFLNDYLFSKDWQINLVPSNIGETLQQKIWDGSTFRNRWETLSD; translated from the coding sequence ATGTATTTACATCGGTTTGCAGAAGAAAAATTAAGGCATTTATTCTCGCTTTTTCCTGTAATTTGCATTCAGGGTGCAAGACAGGTAGGAAAATCAACACTTATTGAAAACCTGTTTCCCAAAAAAATTCCGACCATTGTATTTGAACCTACATCGGATGTCTTTGATGCTAGAAAAGATCCGGATTTTTTCCTGCAAAATCATCCTTCACCTCTTTTTTTGGATGAAATCCAATATGCACCGGAGTTGCTACCTGCGATTAAGAAAAAAGTAGATAGGGAAAAAAAGGCAGGAATGTACATTCTCAGTGGTTCTCAAAACTTTAGTGTGCTAAAAAATATTTCTGAATCTCTTGCGGGAAGAGTGATTATTCTGGATCTCTATTCCATGGGTCAAAGAGAACTGGAAGGACAGGCAAAACGAAAATCATTTTTAAACGATTATCTATTTTCCAAAGATTGGCAAATAAATTTAGTTCCTTCTAATATAGGGGAGACTCTGCAACAAAAAATTTGGGATGGATCTACTTTTAGAAATAGATGGGAAACTCTTTCCGATTGA